In Aureibaculum algae, the following are encoded in one genomic region:
- the trkA gene encoding Trk system potassium transporter TrkA — protein sequence MRIIIAGAGEVGFHLAKLLSFEAHDITLIDEKSERLHYADLRLDIKVMKGNATSIRVLKQADVKHTDLVIAVTSNETVNITICFLAKRLGAKQTIARVRNSEFIDNKNEINFSEYGIDELISTEELATKEIKMLLNQAAFNHMHEFEDGQLSLLGIILSKSAPFVGMSVKEAAATFPEIHFMPIAIQTNNSSNSIIPRGDTVFKSGDLAFFITVKEGVNELYKLTGKTREPVKNIMILGGSSVGRRVAKQLCNKHLNVKIIEKNKARALELADRLPNALVIHGDGRDIELLDEESIESMDVFIGATTSSEANIMACLIAKSKGVKKTIALAEIVDYSKLSHSIGIHSIINKKLLAANSIFKHVRKGDVLEIATLNNLDVEILEFQVREGSKITSKDIRDLNLPREATIGGVIRDGKGIIALGDFRIRTNDKVVVSCLSDTLKQVEKYFA from the coding sequence ATGAGAATAATTATTGCTGGTGCTGGTGAAGTAGGTTTTCATTTAGCAAAGCTACTCTCTTTTGAAGCTCACGACATTACACTTATCGATGAAAAATCTGAACGATTGCACTATGCTGATTTACGTTTAGATATAAAAGTAATGAAAGGTAATGCCACATCAATACGAGTTTTAAAACAAGCTGATGTAAAACATACGGATTTGGTAATAGCAGTAACTTCAAATGAAACTGTGAACATTACTATATGCTTTTTAGCTAAAAGACTAGGTGCTAAGCAAACCATTGCGAGAGTCCGTAATTCAGAATTCATAGATAATAAAAATGAAATTAATTTTTCAGAATATGGAATTGATGAATTAATTTCTACAGAAGAATTAGCTACCAAAGAAATTAAAATGCTTCTGAATCAGGCGGCTTTTAACCATATGCATGAATTTGAAGATGGTCAATTGAGCTTATTAGGTATTATATTATCTAAATCGGCACCATTTGTAGGAATGTCTGTAAAAGAGGCTGCAGCTACTTTTCCAGAAATTCATTTTATGCCCATTGCAATACAGACCAATAATTCAAGCAATAGTATAATCCCAAGAGGTGATACTGTGTTTAAAAGTGGAGACCTTGCTTTCTTTATTACTGTAAAAGAAGGGGTTAATGAATTATATAAATTAACTGGTAAAACAAGAGAGCCTGTAAAAAACATAATGATATTGGGTGGTAGTTCTGTAGGTAGAAGAGTAGCCAAACAATTATGTAACAAACACCTGAATGTCAAAATTATAGAAAAAAACAAAGCGAGAGCGTTAGAATTGGCTGACAGGTTACCAAATGCCTTGGTAATACATGGTGATGGTAGAGACATTGAACTATTAGATGAGGAAAGTATAGAAAGCATGGATGTTTTTATTGGAGCTACAACAAGCTCTGAAGCAAATATTATGGCCTGCTTAATTGCAAAATCAAAGGGTGTAAAAAAGACCATTGCATTAGCTGAAATTGTAGATTATTCTAAACTATCTCATTCCATCGGAATCCATAGTATTATCAATAAAAAATTATTAGCAGCAAATTCTATTTTTAAACATGTTAGAAAAGGTGATGTATTAGAAATTGCTACCTTAAATAATTTAGATGTTGAAATCTTAGAATTTCAAGTTAGAGAAGGATCTAAAATTACGTCTAAAGACATTAGAGATTTAAACTTGCCTAGAGAAGCTACCATTGGTGGTGTTATTAGAGATGGGAAAGGAATCATTGCTTTAGGGGACTTTAGAATTAGAACGAATGATAAAGTAGTTGTAAGCTGTTTATCAGATACACTTAAACAAGTCGAAAAGTATTTCGCCTAA
- a CDS encoding TrkH family potassium uptake protein translates to MKNLNIKIIFQMMGFLLIFNGLFMLISAGVSYYYKDGATEGIFFAGIITIMAGLISRFTTKNFKKRINKQEGYIIVTLGWVFMSLSGSLPYLFSEAIPSFTNAFFETMSGYTTTGASILNDIESMPQGILFWRSTTHWIGGMGIIVLTIAVLPLLGIGGMQLFAAEAPGPSADKLHPRITDTAKRLYLIYLGLTVAEAVLLKLAGMSIFDAANHAMSTLSTGGFSTKNASVAFWNDKPIIHYIITIFMIIAGTNFVLTYFAFRGKLNNVFKDEEFRAYILNIIGISVIVALIIYFKADVSNLATETQLIDHPMVYGRLESAFRHAFFQVASVITTTGFVSADFTVWTHFLTILFFILMFFGASAGSTSGGIKFVRHIIMIKNGILEFKRSMHPSAIIPVWYNGKTVSQDIVFNIMAFVILYLIVFALGSLVFGLLGLDFITAIGGSASSLGNVGPAFGQLSPVNNYDSLPSLGKWWSAFLMLLGRLELFTVLILFTPYFWKTGKF, encoded by the coding sequence ATGAAAAATTTAAACATAAAAATCATTTTTCAAATGATGGGGTTTCTCCTCATTTTTAATGGTCTTTTTATGCTCATATCAGCAGGTGTAAGTTATTACTACAAAGACGGTGCTACTGAAGGAATCTTTTTTGCAGGCATCATCACCATAATGGCAGGGTTAATTTCGAGGTTTACAACCAAAAATTTTAAAAAAAGAATTAATAAGCAAGAGGGCTATATCATAGTTACCCTTGGTTGGGTTTTTATGTCGTTATCGGGCTCTTTACCCTATTTGTTCTCTGAAGCAATACCTTCATTTACCAATGCTTTTTTTGAAACAATGTCAGGCTATACCACAACAGGAGCCTCTATTTTAAATGATATTGAAAGTATGCCGCAGGGTATACTCTTTTGGCGAAGTACAACACATTGGATTGGCGGTATGGGTATTATTGTTTTAACCATAGCTGTTTTACCTTTATTAGGAATAGGAGGCATGCAACTTTTTGCCGCAGAAGCTCCAGGACCTTCAGCAGATAAATTACACCCCCGTATTACAGACACTGCTAAAAGATTGTATTTAATTTATTTAGGCCTTACAGTAGCAGAAGCTGTATTATTAAAACTAGCTGGGATGAGTATTTTTGATGCTGCAAACCATGCTATGAGCACACTTTCTACTGGTGGGTTTTCAACAAAAAATGCGAGTGTTGCCTTTTGGAATGACAAACCAATAATACATTATATCATAACCATTTTCATGATCATTGCAGGTACAAATTTTGTATTAACCTATTTTGCTTTCAGAGGAAAATTAAACAATGTTTTTAAAGATGAGGAGTTTAGAGCCTATATTCTTAATATTATAGGAATTAGTGTTATTGTTGCGTTGATTATATATTTTAAAGCAGATGTTTCTAACCTCGCCACAGAGACACAATTAATAGATCATCCTATGGTTTATGGCAGATTAGAAAGTGCTTTTAGACATGCTTTCTTTCAAGTAGCCAGTGTTATAACTACCACAGGGTTTGTTTCGGCAGATTTTACTGTTTGGACTCATTTTCTAACCATATTGTTTTTTATCCTAATGTTTTTTGGAGCTTCAGCTGGTTCAACATCTGGTGGTATTAAATTTGTTCGTCATATTATAATGATAAAAAACGGTATTTTAGAATTTAAAAGATCAATGCATCCAAGTGCAATCATACCCGTTTGGTATAATGGCAAAACAGTTTCTCAAGATATTGTATTTAACATTATGGCTTTTGTTATTCTCTATTTAATTGTATTTGCTCTAGGCTCCTTAGTCTTTGGATTACTTGGCCTTGATTTTATAACTGCCATTGGTGGTTCTGCTTCCTCTCTAGGTAATGTTGGACCTGCATTTGGTCAATTAAGCCCAGTAAACAATTATGATAGTTTACCAAGTTTAGGTAAATGGTGGTCTGCCTTTTTAATGCTATTAGGTAGACTCGAGTTATTTACCGTTTTAATACTATTTACCCCTTACTTTTGGAAAACAGGTAAATTCTAA